From Merismopedia glauca CCAP 1448/3, a single genomic window includes:
- a CDS encoding Rpn family recombination-promoting nuclease/putative transposase → MIDNISKFLIEQYSTDFAAWLLGEPIALTTINPTELNVEPIRADSVMFLQSAQLILHTEFQTVPDETMPFRMADYYLRLRRKFPNREIQQVVIYLKPSNSDLVRQTQYQTPVMSHQFRVIRLWEEPLKVFLNTPGLLPYAVLSQATNKEEVLQQVVNEIARIPDLREQSNLAAATSILAGLQLTEETIRRLMGSPVMRESTMYQSILREGRAEGRTEGRTVEGQILVLKLLTRKFGSLSPELQVRVTALSIDRLEALGEALLDFQTVADLESWLS, encoded by the coding sequence GTGATTGACAACATTTCCAAATTTCTCATCGAACAGTATTCAACTGATTTTGCAGCTTGGCTATTAGGCGAACCAATTGCTCTCACCACCATCAATCCTACCGAACTAAACGTCGAGCCAATTCGCGCCGATTCCGTCATGTTCCTGCAATCTGCTCAACTTATTCTACATACCGAGTTCCAAACGGTTCCTGATGAAACCATGCCCTTCAGAATGGCGGATTATTACTTAAGGTTACGCAGGAAGTTTCCCAATAGAGAGATTCAACAGGTAGTCATCTATCTCAAGCCTAGCAATTCCGATTTAGTCAGACAGACGCAATATCAAACACCTGTCATGAGCCATCAATTTCGCGTCATTAGGTTGTGGGAAGAGCCACTGAAGGTATTTTTAAATACACCAGGATTATTACCCTATGCAGTCTTAAGTCAAGCCACAAATAAAGAAGAAGTATTGCAACAAGTTGTTAACGAAATTGCCAGAATTCCAGATCTCAGAGAGCAGAGCAATCTAGCCGCAGCGACAAGCATCTTAGCTGGATTACAATTGACAGAAGAGACAATTCGGCGATTAATGGGGAGTCCAGTGATGCGTGAGTCTACGATGTATCAATCTATTTTACGAGAAGGTCGGGCTGAAGGGCGAACTGAAGGGCGGACAGTAGAAGGTCAAATTCTAGTTCTCAAGCTACTTACTCGCAAGTTTGGTAGTCTATCACCAGAATTGCAAGTACGAGTAACTGCTTTAAGTATCGATCGCTTGGAGGCTTTGGGTGAAGCTTTGTTAGATTTTCAAACTGTGGCAGATTTAGAAAGTTGGTTGAGTTGA